The candidate division KSB1 bacterium genome has a segment encoding these proteins:
- a CDS encoding DUF721 domain-containing protein, producing the protein MRRVLDELLRNLGIEKRVKEQMAIALWPQAVGERIAQVSTPVRIRDGILFVRVASSTWRNELVFHKREILKRVNEAVGKAVIEDIRFQ; encoded by the coding sequence ATGCGCCGCGTTCTAGATGAACTTCTGCGCAACCTTGGCATTGAAAAAAGGGTCAAGGAGCAGATGGCAATCGCCCTCTGGCCCCAGGCAGTCGGGGAGCGGATTGCGCAGGTCAGTACCCCGGTGCGAATACGGGATGGGATTCTTTTCGTGAGGGTGGCCAGCAGTACCTGGCGCAATGAGCTCGTTTTTCACAAGCGCGAGATTCTCAAGAGGGTGAATGAGGCAGTTGGCAAGGCTGTCATCGAAGATATCCGTTTTCAATGA